The genomic region GCTGTCGCTGTTCAAAGCCGGGCCAGTCCCGGTGTCTGCGGTCGAGGAAGAGCAGCATTTCAAACGCCGTTTTCAGATCGCCGTCTTTCAGCAGCAGATCGATTCGCTGCAGGATCTGATCTTCGTAATGCACGATCTGTTTGATGTTCTGTCGTTGGACCCGGTACTCAGGATCTTCTTTTTCGCCGACCAGCGTCAGGTTGATGAAATTGAATGTCGCCCGTTTCTGACGCTGCTCATCAGCTTCTTTTTTATTCTTGGGACGCGGCCAGCTGAAACTCTCTTTCATGGATGCTTCAAGTTGTCCCAGCGTATCGGGGCGGGGATAGACGGGATCGACGATCAGCACATAATCATTTTCCAGGACGATCCAGTCGACCGGACGCTTCTTTAGCAGGTCTTCCACGGACGGGAGTTGCATCTCCTCGATTTTGGGAAGTGAAGACTCTGCCGTTTCTTCTTCGGTTTCGGTTTTTCCATCCTGTTTTGCTTTCGGGGGATCTGTCTTGTTCTCATTTTGCGCAAAGCTGTCGGACAGCCCCACAGAACAGGTGAGGCCGATGACGCTCATCAGCAGGATCAGGAACTTGCCGCATTTCATCATAGCGAAGCCTGACCTTTCTGCTGCAGACCCTGATCGATGCGATACAGGCTGCCATCCACGCTCGGCACCAGTAACAGCTTCTCAAGCGTGACGACGGAACCACTGCTGGGGAGCGGCGCCATAGTTTCGGACTGGACCCGGCCCGTTTGAGGATCGACTGCCAGGACGCTGCCATTCTGCAGTGACAGAAACAGTCGACTGCTATCTTTCGAAGGAGAACCCGCCAGGGAGTGGCCCGGCAGTTTCAATTGCCATAACTGCTGCAGGCTGTCTTTCAATTCGTAGCAGGTCAGCGTCTTTCGAGATTCGACAAACAGCAGATTGTCTGTAATCCAGAGGTCATTGGAGGCAGGGGCAGGGAGTTGCAGCTTGGTTTTCAATTGCCCCGTTTTTGCATCCAAAACCTGCAGTTGACCTGAGGCATCCGTGACTGCAATGTCCGTCTGGCTGATACCCGCATCCACATCGACTGGTTGTTTCAGGTCGATGGTCGAGAGTGCTGCCAGATGACGTACCGGGGTGTTGCGATATTGGAGTGTAATAATCTGACCGGCAGTGGTGATGGCCAGACACTGATCTTTGCCAGTCGGGATCAGTTGACGCCAGCGAACATCCTTGCCCACATTTCCGGGCAGGGCAAATTCCTGAACCGTATTCAAGCCGCGCCCTTTCCGGAAGACAGCCACCTTGCGTTTGAACGGTAACGCAATGCCATCGCCGATTTGAATAGGCAGCGCCTCAAGAGGCTCTGGCAGTTCGATTGTCTGTTCCAACTGACCAAATCTGTTCAGAATCCACAAAGTCGGTTGTGGTGCGCCACAGATCACGGCGATTTTACCATCGGTCAGACGTGTCGACTGCAGTGGTGCTTTCAGGTTCTCCGGCAGCTTGAGCTGCGTCAGCGATCGTTCCATGAAACCAGCCGAGGATGATTCGAAGTCATTGGCCCGCAATCGAAATACATCGCCATCAGAAGTAATACAGAGCAGACCAGGTTGCGGCTCCTTGTCGTCACCATAAGGGTAAACGGCCAGAATGTCGGTTCCCAGAATCGATTTCCAGGTGCTGGTCATCTCATTCCGGTTCGCGATCGTGAAAATGACCGAATTGGAAGAGAGCAACCGCCGTCCGAGGTACAGATTATTTCCAATCAGCTGCATCGGCTGTGATCCCAGACCATCGGCGATTTTCTGGTCATCCATTTTGATGCCGGTACTCAGCAGGGTGAATTTTCGGAGGGCTGAACTGCTCATCCAGAGCTGACCACCGGAACCAGCGGACAGATAGATCTGACAGGAGAGGGGATCCTGCAGCTGGTAAGAGCCGATCTCCGTGAGCTTTCGTTTTCCTTCTTCATCTGTGACGGTGAAGGCCGTGATTCGTTCGGGGACAGTCGGGAAAAACAGTTGCTTCCCGCGCATGATCGGCTGGCTGTGAACCTGACCTTTAATGCGGAACTGTTCCAGTTCATTTAAAGTTGCGTTCTGGCCATCCCCGTCCAGTACGTGGAGCAGGGCGGCGTCGGCCTGGTCATTTTCGCAGACCATCAGTAGCTTACCCATGGGGATAATCGGAATCTGAATGGTGCCGGGGCGATGTCCGAGGGCTGCGACCTTGGTGCATTCAAAGGGACGCAGTGAGACAAGGTACAACATCCCCTCATAGCCGGCGACCGCGACGGACTGTTCGCCATAAACCAGACCGGGAGCCCCCACCAGGGGCTGGGCAAACTTGAGCTGGGCAGCAATGGCCCCTGTCTGCAGATCCAGGTTCAGCAATTCGCCACCCTGGCAGGAAACGACGATCGTGCCCTGGTTGACCAGGGGAGGCCCCGTGGGGCGTGAAGGCATCTGCTGTCGCCAGACCAGTTCACCACTCTTCTGGGTGACGCAGAGCAGGTCGTTGTGGCGTGTGTCATACAGGAGCAGTGACGGTTCTTTCACGGTGACCGTTTCGGGAGGAAACGGCGAATCCAGTCCGATGGGCCGTTTCCAGATGGGATCGCCGGTCACAGAGTCAATGCCGAAACAGCTGCCGTTGGCCAGAGCGAAAACATTGCGTCCGTCAGAAACTTCATTGGACCTTGAGCGGGTGTGCAGCGACAGAGTGACCGCCTGCGGAAAGGCATCCGGATAATCTTTCGTCGAACCGGCGATCGCTTCGTTACTGGACTGGATCAGCGCCTGTTCCGCTTCCAGGATGCGGGTCAGCACCGTCGACATCTTACGATCGTTCTGATAATAGGGATAGCGGTCGAGCAGGTGCCTGCGCTGTTCGAGTGCCTTCAAGGTCTGCTTCTGTTTGATCGCTTCTTCGATCTCCTTGACGGCTACATCGAAGACCTCTTTCCGCAGAATCTCCGCTTCTGCTTTTTCGTAGCCAGCTTTGATTTTTGCCAGTGCTTCGGTCGGCGGTGCATCTGGTGGACTGTAGCGGGTGAGAATCTTTTCGGCTTCCGTGGAGACGTCCAGCAGTTCACGCTCTTTGGTGCGACTCGCGGTTTGAACGGCTCCCAACGCGATCCGCTGTCCGTAATCGGTCAGTGTCGGGTAGAGCTCTTTGAAGTCGGAATCATCGCGGTGTTTCTTGATAAAGCCCTGGGTGGCTTCCAGGCCGGCCTGCCAGGCGGGGGTTGAACCGGAGATCTCTTTTTCGACGAACGATTTACTGAGTAAAATCCGGGCTTCCTCGGCGTAGTCACTCTTGTTGTAATTCTCGAGGAAGTACTCGAAGAGCTGGATGGCCTGTGAATACTTGCCCGCTTCCATTTCCTGGACGGCAGCATCATAGTGCCGTTTTGCCGTATCGCGGCCAATGATAAACCAGAAGACCAGCGCGGTCAGTGCAAGCAGAACACTGCCGCCGACCAGGGAGAGAATCATGGGCGAACGCACAATCTGACGCTCGCCAGGACGGACGGCGTTCCGTGATGAGCGATGGCGGATCCGATCTTTCAGTGAGAGCGAATCCGCTTTCTCTTTATCGGGGGAGTCTTCTTCCTCGCTGGTCGCCGCGGAATTCTCGTTGGTACGGGATAAAAAGTGTTTCGGGGCTGGTGAACGGTCTGCCTCGGGTTCGGCGTCCGTCAGCAACTCTGCGGCAGAGGCGAGGTCCAGGTCATCATCTTCCAGAAATTCATCCTCTGGTTTCTCTTCGGGAGCTGGTGTGGATGCTTTTGAAGACCTGGATGATTTCTGCTTGCTGGATTTGGAACCGTTTTTCTTTTTCGAACCTGATTTGGAAGACGCCTTTTCCGGCTCTGATTTATCTGGAATTACGGGTTCCGGTTGGGGACGATTGAAATCCAGTTGTTCCGAACTGACCGGCTTGAGGTCGTACATCGAACTTTCATTGTCACCCGTGACATCGGGCAGGGGGGCGTCCAGATCGAGCAGGTCGACTTCGTCGGTAAACAGAA from Gimesia sp. harbors:
- a CDS encoding PQQ-binding-like beta-propeller repeat protein — its product is MARLEISFLSGNTQNIELSKQQPISIGSHSSNDLQVDNVASMQCRISWNKKGYELIAATSDGVEINGVMSGRSQLNDGDLIRIGEADILFTDEVDLLDLDAPLPDVTGDNESSMYDLKPVSSEQLDFNRPQPEPVIPDKSEPEKASSKSGSKKKNGSKSSKQKSSRSSKASTPAPEEKPEDEFLEDDDLDLASAAELLTDAEPEADRSPAPKHFLSRTNENSAATSEEEDSPDKEKADSLSLKDRIRHRSSRNAVRPGERQIVRSPMILSLVGGSVLLALTALVFWFIIGRDTAKRHYDAAVQEMEAGKYSQAIQLFEYFLENYNKSDYAEEARILLSKSFVEKEISGSTPAWQAGLEATQGFIKKHRDDSDFKELYPTLTDYGQRIALGAVQTASRTKERELLDVSTEAEKILTRYSPPDAPPTEALAKIKAGYEKAEAEILRKEVFDVAVKEIEEAIKQKQTLKALEQRRHLLDRYPYYQNDRKMSTVLTRILEAEQALIQSSNEAIAGSTKDYPDAFPQAVTLSLHTRSRSNEVSDGRNVFALANGSCFGIDSVTGDPIWKRPIGLDSPFPPETVTVKEPSLLLYDTRHNDLLCVTQKSGELVWRQQMPSRPTGPPLVNQGTIVVSCQGGELLNLDLQTGAIAAQLKFAQPLVGAPGLVYGEQSVAVAGYEGMLYLVSLRPFECTKVAALGHRPGTIQIPIIPMGKLLMVCENDQADAALLHVLDGDGQNATLNELEQFRIKGQVHSQPIMRGKQLFFPTVPERITAFTVTDEEGKRKLTEIGSYQLQDPLSCQIYLSAGSGGQLWMSSSALRKFTLLSTGIKMDDQKIADGLGSQPMQLIGNNLYLGRRLLSSNSVIFTIANRNEMTSTWKSILGTDILAVYPYGDDKEPQPGLLCITSDGDVFRLRANDFESSSAGFMERSLTQLKLPENLKAPLQSTRLTDGKIAVICGAPQPTLWILNRFGQLEQTIELPEPLEALPIQIGDGIALPFKRKVAVFRKGRGLNTVQEFALPGNVGKDVRWRQLIPTGKDQCLAITTAGQIITLQYRNTPVRHLAALSTIDLKQPVDVDAGISQTDIAVTDASGQLQVLDAKTGQLKTKLQLPAPASNDLWITDNLLFVESRKTLTCYELKDSLQQLWQLKLPGHSLAGSPSKDSSRLFLSLQNGSVLAVDPQTGRVQSETMAPLPSSGSVVTLEKLLLVPSVDGSLYRIDQGLQQKGQASL